DNA from Cutibacterium acnes:
CAGCTCACTATCGTCTCCTTCACGTTCGCCACGTCTGTTTCTTCCGTCATCATCCGCCTTGTACCGCCGTCACGACGTCGATGACTCCTCGCACCGGGGTTGCCGCCCACTGTGCGCGACGTATCACGGCCCCATTTATGGCCACCGCAATCCCCAGGGGCGAGCCATCGACGGTTCTCCCGTCGGCTCTCAACGTCTTGCCGATACGGGCACTAACGAGGTCGAGAATCGTCTCATTACCGCTGGGATCGTACGGCTCCCCGTTGACCGTCGTCGTGGGGTAGTGGCCAGTCGTCTCACCATTGTTCGCTGTCATCATGGCTTTTTACCGGTTGCCGAATCGGAATGGATTGACGGCCGCTAGCAATGCCGGATTGTTGTCCTTTTCGGTGCCGCAGACGATATCTGCGCCAATCCTCGAGCCGATCGCAGCCAGGAGAATGCCGTGCCGGAAGTACCCCATTGAGACAGTGAGCCCATCGCCTACCCGTCCAACCATGGGTACGTCGTCGGGGGAACCGGGACGGGCCTTGGCAGTCATCTCGTAGATTTCGCAGTCGAGGATTCCGGGTACCAAACGGTGGGCGTCGCGCAGCAACTGGTGAACACCCTCCGCACGCACTCCGACCATGTCGTCTTCTCGAGTTGTTGCGCCTAGGACGATGGTGCCGTCGGCGCGCGGGACGATGTAAACGGCATTTCCCTGAACGACGCCGCGGATGGTTCTTGTTACCAATGGCCGCAGGGCTTCGGGGACGCGGAGTCGCAACACCTCACCTCGTACCGGGCGCAGTAGATCAGTGAGGGCCTGCGGAATGCCGGTGATCGCACCGGTGTCCACCCCAGCGGCGAGTACGACGTGATCGGCACGGTAGCTTTTGCCGTTGGCACCACGCAGGCCGATCGCGCGATGATCCTCATTGAAGAGAACCTCACTGGCTCGGGTGGGTACGACTCGGTCGCCAAGGAATTCGAGAATGGCGCCGCACAGCCGTCGGGGATCAACTTGATGGTCGCCGGGGATGTCGACGACCCCGACGCATCCTGGGCCCAGCGCGGGTTCCGCCGCCCGTGCCTGGGACACACTGATTCGGTTGACTGTCATGCCCATCCGGTGCTGCAGTTCGAGCAGTTCATTGAGGGTCTGGCGGTCGGCGGAATCTCCAGCGCAGACGAAGGTGGAGCTTTCCAGATACCCGATGTCGTGGCCAACGTCGTGGGCTATGGCGGCAGCGAAGTCGCGATAGATCCGGCCCGATTCCACCATGAGGGGGTAGAGGGTCGGCTGATCCCAGATGACCTCGGAGACCGGGGCGAGCATCCCGGCAGCAGCGAAACTGGCCCCGGAAACTGGGGCGTCATCCAAGACGGTGACCTCTATCCCGCGACGACGCAGTCGCCAGGCCGTCGTCAGACCGATAATTCCGGCTCCGGCGATGACGACAGAGGAGGGACGACCACGCTCCGACGGTGGAATAGTCGAAGTCTCGGCGGCGTGATTGTGGCTCTTCGTATCGACGTGACCCACGACAGTGGATCCAGCGAACTCTCGTCGTGTGGCAGCAGTGCCCACAGCATGTCCTCCCTCCGGCGGCATGACCCGCATCAGGTGAAAGCGGTCGGCGAATATGCCCTCTCAGCCGCATCCTGTTCTGTGCGGCTCCCGCGGAAACCTTTCCCATCATAGGTCGTTGTCGTAGAGGCTGGGCTGGTGACTCCGACATCCAGCCCTGCGGCCTGTGTTTTGCCGAACCCGGTGAAGAAAACGCGACATTTCCTGATGGCTGGGTGGTCTTAGCGTATTCCGTGTCAGGGTATGCCATTCTTCCGAGAACAGGACGATACCGTGAACCGGTACCGGAGCGTGTTATAACCAATTGTTTTTGCGGAATATGACGTAGAGAATCCCGCTGCTGGCCACCATAGAAAGTATGCAGTAGAGGTAGCCGAACCTTCAGTGTAGCTCTGGCATGTTGTCGAAGTTCATGCTATAAATCGACCCTATGAGGGTGGGGACGACGCAATTGCGCTGCTTAATGACTTCGGCCTCAACAAAGGCGACGTCCTCGATCGAATCGATGTAGAACGGCGGATGTAGCACCAGGAACAGGGCCTCGCCATGGCGCTCCAGCTTGGGTCGTTGATGGCCTTCGGCGAGGTCTTCAGCCAGCAGCGGGTCGAGGTTCATCGGATCAACTAACCGCTTGATCTGGGTGCGGTTGGGGCTCTGTTCGACGATGATTCCTAGACGTTCCGGATGGCCGTCCAATCATGTTAAAGTGGTTTCGATGTCAGGTCGATGTTCCGGATTAGCTGGGACCCCCTGCTCGAACCACTTAATGTCGATAAGGCCTGGTCTGGTGTCGGCGATCGGTCCGGTCGCTACTGGTGAAGTTCCGCCATGGGTTCTCGCGCTCGTTGACGCGGTGTTTTTGGGCTGGAATGTTCCTGACATTGATCGCCTCCTCCGAACACTTGCGCGGCAAGCCTACTGCGTATGGCATCGGTCGCCCCCGTCGTGATCGCGATTACTGGGGGGTGTCGTCATCGACATACATTCCTGGGGCGTCAAGAATGATGTTGGTGCCACCCGCCGCGTCAGATAGTTCATGTGGGGCTAGCCACCTAGCTAGATGATAGACACCGACGGTGACGATGGTGCCTAGAGCGATGCCACCCAAAGTGAAGGACTTGCTGAATTTCAGTGACACATCGCCGACACCGATGATGATCCCAGCGGCCACCGGGACGAGGTTCACCGGGTTGCCGAAATCGACTTCATTCTCCTTCCAAATCTTCGCCCCGAGCAGACCGATCATCCCGTAGAGGACCACGGTGATGCCACCCAGGACTCCGCCGGGGGTCGCCGAGATAACGGCGCCAAACTTAGGGGAGAAACCGAACA
Protein-coding regions in this window:
- the thiS gene encoding sulfur carrier protein ThiS; protein product: MMTANNGETTGHYPTTTVNGEPYDPSGNETILDLVSARIGKTLRADGRTVDGSPLGIAVAINGAVIRRAQWAATPVRGVIDVVTAVQGG
- the thiO gene encoding glycine oxidase ThiO; the encoded protein is MRVMPPEGGHAVGTAATRREFAGSTVVGHVDTKSHNHAAETSTIPPSERGRPSSVVIAGAGIIGLTTAWRLRRRGIEVTVLDDAPVSGASFAAAGMLAPVSEVIWDQPTLYPLMVESGRIYRDFAAAIAHDVGHDIGYLESSTFVCAGDSADRQTLNELLELQHRMGMTVNRISVSQARAAEPALGPGCVGVVDIPGDHQVDPRRLCGAILEFLGDRVVPTRASEVLFNEDHRAIGLRGANGKSYRADHVVLAAGVDTGAITGIPQALTDLLRPVRGEVLRLRVPEALRPLVTRTIRGVVQGNAVYIVPRADGTIVLGATTREDDMVGVRAEGVHQLLRDAHRLVPGILDCEIYEMTAKARPGSPDDVPMVGRVGDGLTVSMGYFRHGILLAAIGSRIGADIVCGTEKDNNPALLAAVNPFRFGNR
- a CDS encoding CorA family divalent cation transporter, with translation MDGHPERLGIIVEQSPNRTQIKRLVDPMNLDPLLAEDLAEGHQRPKLERHGEALFLVLHPPFYIDSIEDVAFVEAEVIKQRNCVVPTLIGSIYSMNFDNMPELH